The proteins below are encoded in one region of Mycobacterium shinjukuense:
- a CDS encoding 3-hydroxybutyryl-CoA dehydrogenase, protein MSDAAIQRVGVVGAGQMGSGIAEVCARAGVDVTVFETTAALITAGRNRIVRSLDRGVSAGKVTERERDRALGLLTFTTDLNDLADRQLVIEAVVEDQAVKAEIFAELDRVVTDQDAVLASNTSSIPIMRIAAATQNPRRVLGLHFFNPVPVLPLVELVSTLVTDQTTAARTEEFASGVLGKQVVRCSDRSGFVVNALLVPYLLSAIRMVEAGFATVEDVDKAVVAGLSHPMGPLRLADLVGLDTLKLIADKMFEEFKEPHFGPPPLLLRMVEAGRLGKKSGQGFYPY, encoded by the coding sequence GTGAGCGATGCAGCGATCCAGCGGGTCGGGGTTGTCGGGGCGGGGCAGATGGGGTCCGGCATCGCCGAGGTCTGCGCACGCGCCGGCGTCGACGTGACGGTGTTCGAGACCACCGCGGCGCTGATCACCGCGGGACGCAACCGGATCGTGAGGTCGCTGGACCGCGGTGTCAGCGCCGGCAAGGTGACCGAGCGCGAGCGTGACCGCGCGCTTGGACTGTTGACCTTCACCACCGATCTCAACGACCTAGCCGATCGGCAACTGGTGATCGAAGCCGTCGTCGAGGACCAGGCCGTCAAGGCCGAGATCTTTGCCGAACTCGACCGGGTGGTCACCGATCAGGATGCGGTGCTGGCGTCGAACACCTCAAGCATCCCGATCATGAGAATCGCCGCGGCCACCCAAAACCCGCGACGGGTGCTGGGCCTGCACTTCTTCAACCCGGTTCCGGTGCTGCCGCTGGTCGAGTTGGTCAGCACACTGGTCACCGACCAAACCACCGCCGCCCGCACCGAAGAGTTTGCCAGCGGGGTGCTGGGCAAGCAGGTTGTGCGCTGTTCCGACCGGTCCGGCTTCGTGGTGAACGCGCTGCTGGTGCCGTATCTGCTGTCGGCGATCCGGATGGTCGAGGCCGGGTTTGCCACCGTCGAAGACGTCGACAAGGCCGTCGTCGCGGGGCTATCGCACCCGATGGGCCCGCTGCGGCTTGCCGACCTGGTCGGCCTGGACACCCTCAAGCTGATCGCGGACAAGATGTTCGAGGAGTTCAAAGAACCGCATTTCGGTCCCCCGCCGCTGCTGCTGCGCATGGTTGAGGCGGGTCGGTTGGGCAAGAAGTCGGGTCAGGGTTTCTACCCGTACTAG
- the aceA gene encoding isocitrate lyase, which produces MSAVGTPKTAEQIQRDWDTNPRWRDVTRTYTAQDVVALQGSVVEEFTLARRGAEVLWEQLHDLEWVNALGALTGNMAVQQVRAGLKAIYLSGWQVAGDANLSGHTYPDQSLYPANSVPQVVRRINNALQRADQIAKIEGDTSVQNWLAPIVADAEAGFGGALNVFELQKALIAAGAAGTHWEDQLASEKKCGHLGGKVLIPTQQHIRTLTAARLAADVADVPTVVIARTDAEAATLITSDVDERDQPFITGERTREGFYRTKNGIEPCIARAKAYAPFADLIWMETGTPDLEVARQFSEAVKAEYPDQMLAYNCSPSFNWRKHLDDATIAKFQKELAAMGFKFQFITLAGFHALNYSMFDLAYGYARNQMTAYVELQEREFAAEERGYTATKHQREVGAGYFDRIATTVDPNSSTTALTGSTEEGQFH; this is translated from the coding sequence ATGTCTGCCGTTGGCACCCCGAAAACCGCCGAACAGATCCAGCGCGACTGGGACACCAACCCGCGTTGGAGGGACGTCACCCGTACCTACACCGCCCAGGACGTCGTCGCCCTGCAGGGCAGCGTGGTCGAGGAGTTCACCCTGGCCCGCCGCGGCGCCGAGGTGTTGTGGGAGCAACTGCACGACCTGGAATGGGTCAACGCGCTCGGCGCCCTGACCGGCAACATGGCCGTGCAGCAGGTGCGCGCCGGTCTGAAGGCCATCTACCTGTCGGGCTGGCAGGTCGCCGGTGACGCCAACCTGTCCGGCCACACCTACCCCGACCAGAGCCTGTACCCGGCCAACTCGGTGCCGCAGGTGGTGCGCCGGATCAACAACGCGCTGCAGCGCGCCGACCAGATCGCCAAGATCGAGGGCGACACCTCGGTGCAGAATTGGCTGGCGCCGATCGTCGCCGACGCCGAGGCCGGCTTCGGTGGCGCGCTCAACGTCTTCGAGCTGCAGAAGGCCTTGATCGCCGCCGGCGCGGCCGGCACCCACTGGGAGGACCAGCTGGCCTCCGAGAAGAAGTGCGGCCATCTGGGCGGCAAGGTGCTGATCCCGACCCAGCAGCACATCCGCACGCTGACGGCTGCTCGGCTCGCGGCCGACGTGGCTGATGTTCCCACGGTGGTGATCGCCCGCACCGACGCCGAGGCGGCCACCCTGATCACTTCCGACGTCGACGAACGCGACCAGCCGTTCATCACCGGCGAGCGCACCCGGGAAGGCTTTTACCGGACCAAAAACGGCATCGAGCCCTGCATCGCCCGGGCCAAGGCGTATGCGCCGTTCGCCGACCTGATCTGGATGGAGACCGGCACCCCGGACCTCGAGGTCGCGCGGCAATTCTCCGAAGCGGTCAAGGCCGAGTACCCCGACCAGATGCTGGCCTACAACTGCTCGCCATCGTTCAACTGGCGCAAACACCTCGACGATGCCACCATTGCCAAGTTCCAAAAGGAGCTTGCCGCAATGGGTTTCAAGTTCCAGTTCATCACGCTGGCCGGCTTCCACGCGCTGAACTACTCGATGTTCGATCTGGCCTACGGCTACGCCCGCAACCAGATGACCGCGTATGTCGAGTTGCAGGAACGTGAGTTCGCCGCCGAGGAGCGCGGCTACACCGCGACCAAGCACCAGCGCGAGGTCGGCGCCGGGTACTTCGACCGCATCGCCACCACGGTCGACCCAAACTCGTCGACCACCGCGCTGACCGGCTCCACCGAAGAGGGGCAGTTCCACTAG
- a CDS encoding acyl-[acyl-carrier-protein] thioesterase codes for MSLDKELMPVPDGHPDVFDREWPLRVGDIDRTGRLRLDAACRHIQDIGQDQLREMGFEETHPLWIVRRTMVDLVRPIEFGDMLRLRRWCSGTSNRWCEMRVRVDGRKGGLIESEAFWININRETQMPARIADDFLAGLHRTTSVDRLRWKGYLKPGGRDDATEIHEFPVRVTDIDLFDHMNNSVYWSVIEDYLASHAELLAGPLRVTIEHEAPVALGDKLEIISHVHPAGSTDQFGPGLVDRAVTTLTYAVGDETKAVASLFNR; via the coding sequence GTGAGCCTGGACAAAGAATTGATGCCCGTGCCCGACGGTCACCCCGACGTGTTCGACCGCGAATGGCCGCTTCGGGTCGGCGACATCGACCGCACCGGCCGGCTGCGGCTGGACGCGGCGTGCCGGCACATCCAGGACATCGGCCAGGACCAGCTGCGCGAGATGGGCTTCGAGGAGACGCATCCGCTGTGGATCGTCCGGCGCACCATGGTGGATCTCGTCCGACCTATCGAGTTCGGCGACATGCTGCGGCTGCGGCGATGGTGTTCGGGCACCTCGAACCGGTGGTGTGAGATGCGCGTTCGCGTCGACGGTCGCAAGGGCGGCCTGATCGAATCCGAGGCATTCTGGATCAACATCAACCGAGAGACCCAGATGCCGGCGCGCATCGCCGACGACTTCCTGGCGGGCCTGCACCGAACCACATCCGTCGATCGGCTGCGCTGGAAGGGTTATCTGAAGCCCGGCGGCCGCGATGACGCGACGGAAATTCACGAGTTCCCGGTCCGGGTCACCGACATCGACCTATTCGACCACATGAACAACTCGGTGTACTGGAGCGTGATCGAGGACTACCTGGCGTCCCATGCCGAGCTGCTGGCGGGCCCGTTGCGGGTGACCATCGAACACGAAGCGCCGGTGGCCCTCGGCGACAAGCTGGAAATCATCTCCCACGTTCACCCGGCCGGGTCGACCGATCAATTCGGTCCCGGCCTGGTCGACCGCGCTGTTACCACGCTCACATACGCGGTTGGCGACGAGACCAAAGCCGTCGCCTCACTGTTCAACCGGTAG
- the ramB gene encoding acetate metabolism transcriptional regulator RamB, translated as MSKTYVGSRVRQLRSERGLSQAALAQMLEISPSYLNQIEHDVRPLTVAVLLRITEVFGVDATFFASQDDTRLVAELREVTLDRDLDITIDPTEVADMVSAHPELARAVVNLHRRYRITTAQLAAATEERFSDGSGSGSITMPHEEVRDYFYQRQNYLHELDTAAEDLTIRMRMHHGDLARELTRRLTEVHGVRINRRIDLGDTVLHRYDPTTNTLEISSHLSAGQQMFKMAAELAYLEFGDLIDGMVDEGKFTSDESRTLARLGLANYFAAAAVLPYRQFHDVAENFRYDVERLSAFYSVSYETIAHRLSTLQRPSMRGVPFSFVRVDRAGNMSKRQSATGFHFSSSGGTCPLWNVYETFANPGKILVQIAQMPDGRNYLWVARTVERRAARYGQPGKTFAIGLGCELRHAHRLVYSEGLDLSGDIATPIGAGCRVCERDNCPQRAFPALGRALDLDEHRSTVSPYLVKPA; from the coding sequence ATGTCCAAGACCTACGTCGGCTCACGGGTGCGCCAGCTGCGCAGCGAGCGTGGCCTCAGCCAGGCCGCGCTGGCCCAGATGCTGGAGATCTCGCCGAGCTATCTGAACCAGATCGAGCACGATGTCCGCCCGCTGACGGTGGCCGTGCTGCTGCGCATCACCGAGGTGTTCGGGGTGGACGCGACCTTCTTCGCCTCCCAGGACGACACCCGACTGGTCGCCGAGCTGCGCGAGGTCACCTTGGACCGTGATCTCGACATCACCATCGACCCGACCGAGGTCGCCGACATGGTCAGCGCCCATCCCGAGCTGGCCCGTGCGGTGGTCAACCTGCATCGGCGCTACCGGATCACCACGGCGCAATTGGCCGCCGCCACCGAGGAACGGTTCTCCGACGGCAGTGGCAGCGGGTCGATCACCATGCCGCACGAGGAGGTGCGGGACTACTTCTACCAACGCCAGAACTACCTGCACGAATTGGACACCGCCGCCGAGGATCTGACCATCCGGATGCGGATGCATCACGGCGACCTGGCCCGTGAATTGACTCGGCGGCTCACCGAGGTGCACGGGGTGCGCATCAACAGGCGCATCGACCTCGGCGACACCGTGCTGCACCGCTACGACCCCACGACCAACACCCTGGAGATCAGCAGCCACCTCTCCGCGGGCCAGCAGATGTTCAAGATGGCCGCCGAGTTGGCCTACCTCGAATTCGGCGACCTGATCGACGGCATGGTCGACGAGGGCAAGTTCACCAGCGACGAGTCGCGCACCCTGGCCCGGCTCGGGCTGGCCAACTACTTCGCCGCGGCCGCGGTGCTGCCCTACCGGCAGTTCCACGACGTCGCCGAGAACTTCCGCTACGACGTCGAGCGGCTGTCGGCGTTCTACTCGGTGAGCTATGAGACCATCGCGCACCGGCTCTCCACGCTGCAGCGGCCCTCGATGCGCGGCGTGCCGTTCTCCTTCGTTCGGGTCGACCGGGCCGGGAACATGTCAAAACGACAATCGGCCACCGGTTTTCACTTTTCCTCCAGCGGCGGCACCTGCCCGTTGTGGAATGTCTACGAGACGTTCGCCAACCCGGGCAAGATTCTGGTGCAGATTGCCCAAATGCCCGACGGGCGTAACTACCTGTGGGTGGCCCGCACCGTGGAGCGCCGGGCCGCCCGGTATGGTCAGCCCGGTAAGACCTTTGCGATCGGGCTGGGCTGCGAACTTCGGCACGCACACCGGCTCGTCTACTCGGAGGGACTCGACTTGTCGGGGGATATCGCCACACCGATCGGCGCCGGCTGCCGGGTTTGCGAACGCGACAACTGTCCGCAGCGGGCATTCCCCGCCCTGGGGCGCGCGCTGGATCTCGACGAGCACCGCAGCACCGTGTCGCCGTACCTGGTGAAACCGGCGTGA
- a CDS encoding carboxymuconolactone decarboxylase family protein, whose amino-acid sequence MTGTRDGQLARIPSGRFRQLGPVNWVLARLGARALRAPEMHLFTTLGYRRYLFWAWALYGARLLRGRLPRADTELVILRVAHLRSCEYELQHHRRMARAAGLDAQTQASIFAWPGVPDGDGPRKVLSARQQSLLQATDELIGDRSISAATWHRLAAHLDRPRLIEFCLLATQYDALAATISALDIPLDNPSSRQQ is encoded by the coding sequence GTGACCGGCACCCGGGACGGCCAGCTCGCGCGCATCCCGTCGGGCCGATTTCGCCAGCTGGGTCCGGTCAACTGGGTGCTGGCCAGGCTGGGCGCGCGCGCGCTGCGGGCGCCCGAGATGCATCTGTTCACCACGCTGGGCTATCGCCGGTACCTGTTCTGGGCGTGGGCGCTCTACGGCGCCCGGCTGCTGCGGGGCCGGCTGCCCCGGGCCGACACCGAGTTGGTGATCCTGCGGGTCGCGCACCTGCGGTCGTGCGAATACGAGCTGCAGCACCACCGCCGGATGGCACGTGCCGCGGGCCTGGACGCCCAGACGCAGGCCAGCATCTTCGCCTGGCCCGGCGTTCCCGACGGCGACGGGCCCCGCAAGGTGCTCAGCGCGCGGCAGCAGTCGTTGCTGCAGGCGACCGATGAGCTGATCGGCGACCGGTCGATCAGCGCCGCCACCTGGCACCGGCTGGCCGCTCACCTCGATCGGCCCCGGTTGATCGAATTCTGCCTGCTCGCAACCCAATACGACGCGCTGGCCGCCACGATCAGCGCGCTCGACATTCCGCTGGACAACCCAAGTAGCCGTCAACAGTAG
- the lpdA gene encoding dihydrolipoyl dehydrogenase has translation MTHYDVVVLGAGPGGYVAAIRAAQLGLNTAIVEPKYWGGVCLNVGCIPSKALLRNAELVHIFTKEAKTFGASGELTFDYGVAYDRSRKVAEGRVAGVHFLMKKNQITEIHGYGRFTDANTLAVDLNDGGTQTVTFDNAIIATGSSTRLVPGTSLSANVVTYEEQILSRELPTSIIIAGAGAIGMEFGYVLKNYGVEVTIVEFLPRALPNEDADVSKEIERQFKKLGVKILTATKVESIADNGSQVTVTVSKDGTAQELTAQKVLQAIGFAPNVEGYGLDKAGVALTDRKAIGVDDHMRTNVGHIYAIGDVTGLAMLAHVAEAMGVVAAETIAGAETLALGDYRMLPRATFCQPQVASFGLTEQQARDEGFDVVVARFPFTANAKAHGLGDPSGFVKLVADAKHGELLGGHLIGHDVSELLPELTLAQKWDLTAGELARNVHTHPTMSEALQECFHGLVGHMINL, from the coding sequence GTGACTCACTATGACGTCGTCGTCCTCGGAGCCGGTCCTGGTGGATACGTCGCGGCCATCCGGGCCGCGCAACTCGGCCTGAATACCGCAATCGTGGAACCGAAATACTGGGGCGGAGTCTGCCTCAACGTCGGTTGCATCCCGTCAAAGGCGTTGCTGCGCAACGCCGAACTGGTGCACATCTTCACCAAGGAGGCGAAGACCTTTGGCGCCAGCGGCGAGCTGACCTTCGACTACGGGGTCGCCTACGACCGCAGCCGCAAGGTGGCCGAAGGTCGGGTGGCCGGCGTGCACTTCCTGATGAAGAAGAACCAGATCACCGAGATCCACGGCTACGGTCGGTTCACCGACGCCAACACGCTAGCGGTCGACCTCAACGACGGCGGCACCCAAACGGTCACCTTCGACAACGCCATCATCGCCACCGGTAGCAGCACCCGACTGGTTCCGGGCACGTCGTTGTCGGCCAACGTGGTGACCTACGAGGAACAGATCCTGTCCCGGGAGCTGCCGACGTCGATCATCATCGCCGGCGCCGGGGCCATCGGCATGGAGTTCGGCTACGTGCTGAAAAACTACGGCGTCGAGGTGACCATCGTGGAATTCCTGCCGCGCGCGCTGCCCAACGAGGACGCCGACGTGTCCAAGGAGATCGAGCGGCAGTTCAAGAAGCTGGGCGTCAAGATCCTCACCGCGACCAAGGTCGAGTCCATCGCCGACAACGGGTCACAGGTCACCGTGACCGTCAGCAAGGACGGCACGGCGCAAGAGCTCACGGCGCAGAAGGTGTTGCAGGCCATCGGGTTTGCCCCCAACGTCGAGGGCTACGGCTTGGACAAAGCCGGTGTCGCGCTCACCGACCGCAAGGCCATCGGCGTCGACGACCATATGCGCACCAACGTCGGGCACATCTACGCCATCGGCGACGTCACCGGGTTGGCGATGCTGGCGCACGTCGCCGAGGCCATGGGCGTGGTGGCCGCCGAAACCATCGCCGGCGCAGAGACTTTGGCGCTGGGCGACTACCGGATGCTGCCGCGTGCGACGTTCTGCCAGCCGCAGGTGGCCAGCTTCGGGCTCACCGAGCAGCAGGCCCGCGACGAGGGTTTCGACGTGGTGGTGGCCAGGTTCCCGTTCACCGCCAACGCCAAGGCGCACGGCCTGGGCGACCCCAGTGGTTTCGTGAAGCTGGTGGCCGACGCCAAGCACGGCGAGCTGCTGGGCGGACACCTGATCGGCCACGACGTGTCCGAGTTGCTGCCGGAGCTGACGCTGGCGCAGAAGTGGGACCTGACGGCCGGCGAACTGGCCCGCAACGTGCACACCCACCCGACGATGTCGGAGGCGCTGCAGGAGTGCTTCCACGGCCTGGTCGGTCACATGATCAACCTGTGA
- a CDS encoding putative holin, which translates to MIPLPRAWLLTGAMLVGSAVGQLAGVASSALIHVRIRPDIVIALVVGIPSVIGLSVILFSGRRWVTALGACILAVAPGWFGVLVALRVVAGG; encoded by the coding sequence GTGATTCCCCTTCCGCGTGCTTGGCTGCTGACCGGCGCCATGCTGGTGGGCAGCGCGGTCGGGCAGCTGGCGGGGGTGGCGTCCAGCGCGCTGATCCACGTCCGGATCCGGCCGGACATCGTCATCGCGTTGGTGGTCGGGATTCCCAGCGTGATCGGGCTGTCGGTGATCCTGTTTTCCGGGCGTCGATGGGTGACGGCGCTGGGTGCCTGCATCCTGGCGGTGGCCCCCGGTTGGTTCGGTGTGCTGGTCGCGCTTCGGGTGGTGGCCGGTGGTTGA
- a CDS encoding DUF779 domain-containing protein produces MHAPAGVLITAEAAALLARLQDRHGPVMFHQSGGCCDGSSPMCYPRADFLVGDRDVLLGVLDIGEDGVPVWISGPQYQAWKHTQLIIDVVPGRGGGFSLEAPEGVRFLSRGRVFSDAETALLQAAPVITGAAYERGERPSTRGVVVELDDNGAAPGTCATGRLAPQ; encoded by the coding sequence ATGCACGCTCCCGCGGGGGTGCTCATCACCGCCGAGGCCGCCGCGCTGCTGGCTAGGCTGCAAGACCGGCACGGTCCGGTGATGTTCCACCAATCCGGCGGCTGCTGCGACGGGTCGTCGCCGATGTGCTACCCGCGTGCGGACTTCCTGGTCGGTGACCGCGACGTCTTGCTGGGTGTGCTCGATATCGGCGAAGACGGCGTGCCGGTGTGGATTTCGGGTCCGCAGTACCAGGCCTGGAAGCATACCCAGCTGATCATCGATGTGGTGCCGGGCCGCGGCGGCGGGTTCAGCCTGGAAGCACCCGAAGGCGTGCGATTCCTCAGTCGCGGCCGGGTGTTCAGCGACGCCGAGACGGCGCTGCTGCAGGCAGCGCCGGTGATCACCGGGGCCGCCTACGAGCGCGGCGAACGGCCGTCAACCAGGGGTGTTGTCGTCGAGCTGGACGACAACGGTGCCGCGCCGGGCACGTGCGCGACCGGTCGGCTCGCACCGCAGTAA
- the exaC gene encoding acetaldehyde dehydrogenase ExaC — protein MTVFPRPGSAGAVMSYESRYENFIGGQWVAPVRGRYFENPTPVTGQPFCEVPRSDEADIDKALDAAHAAAPAWGKTPPAERAAILNKIADRIDQHTTALAVAEVWDNGKPVREALAADIPLAADHFRYFAAAIRAQEGSLSQIDEDTVAYHFHEPLGVVGQIIPWNFPILMAAWKLAPALAAGNTAVLKPAEQTPASVLYLMSLIGDLLPPGVVNVVNGFGAEAGKPLASSDRIAKVAFTGETTTGRLIMQYASHNLIPVTLELGGKSPNIFFADVLAAHDDFQDKALEGFTMFALNQGEVCTCPSRSLIQADIYDEFLELAAIRTKAVRQGDPLDTETMLGSQASNDQLEKVLSYIEIGKQEGAVIITGGERAELGGDLSGGYYMQPTIFTGTNTMRIFQEEIFGPVVAVTSFTDYDDAIGIANDTLYGLGAGVWSRDGNTAYRAGRDIQAGRVWVNCYHLYPAHAAFGGYKQSGIGREGHQMMLEHYQHTKNLMVSYSDKALGLF, from the coding sequence ATGACTGTCTTTCCGCGTCCAGGTTCTGCCGGGGCAGTGATGTCGTATGAATCCCGGTACGAAAACTTCATCGGGGGTCAATGGGTTGCGCCGGTGCGGGGCCGCTACTTCGAGAACCCGACGCCGGTGACCGGCCAGCCGTTCTGCGAGGTGCCGCGCTCCGACGAGGCCGACATCGACAAGGCGCTCGACGCCGCCCACGCCGCCGCCCCGGCGTGGGGCAAGACCCCGCCGGCCGAGCGCGCGGCGATCCTCAACAAGATCGCCGACCGCATCGACCAGCACACCACCGCGTTGGCCGTGGCCGAGGTCTGGGACAACGGCAAACCGGTCCGGGAGGCGCTGGCCGCCGACATCCCGCTGGCGGCCGATCACTTCCGGTATTTCGCCGCGGCGATCCGCGCGCAGGAGGGCTCGCTGAGCCAGATCGACGAGGACACCGTGGCCTACCATTTCCACGAGCCGCTCGGCGTGGTGGGGCAGATCATTCCGTGGAACTTCCCGATCCTGATGGCCGCCTGGAAGCTGGCGCCGGCGCTGGCGGCCGGCAACACGGCGGTGCTCAAACCCGCCGAGCAGACGCCTGCCTCGGTGCTCTACCTGATGTCGCTGATCGGTGATCTGCTGCCACCCGGGGTGGTCAACGTGGTCAACGGGTTCGGCGCCGAAGCCGGCAAGCCGTTGGCCTCCAGCGACCGGATCGCCAAGGTCGCGTTCACCGGGGAAACCACCACCGGGCGGCTGATCATGCAATACGCCTCGCACAACCTGATCCCGGTCACCCTGGAACTGGGCGGCAAGAGCCCCAACATCTTCTTCGCCGACGTGCTGGCCGCGCACGACGACTTCCAAGACAAGGCGCTGGAGGGCTTCACCATGTTCGCCCTCAACCAGGGGGAGGTGTGCACCTGCCCGTCGCGCAGCCTGATCCAGGCCGACATCTACGACGAGTTCCTGGAGCTGGCGGCGATCCGGACCAAGGCGGTCCGGCAGGGTGACCCGCTGGACACCGAAACCATGCTGGGTTCCCAGGCCTCCAACGACCAGCTGGAAAAGGTGTTGTCCTACATCGAAATCGGCAAGCAAGAGGGTGCGGTGATCATCACCGGCGGCGAGCGTGCCGAACTGGGCGGCGACCTGTCCGGCGGCTACTACATGCAGCCGACGATCTTCACCGGCACCAACACGATGCGGATCTTCCAGGAGGAGATCTTCGGGCCGGTGGTGGCGGTGACGTCGTTCACCGATTACGACGACGCGATCGGCATCGCCAACGACACCCTCTACGGCTTGGGCGCGGGTGTGTGGAGCCGCGACGGCAACACCGCCTATCGGGCCGGGCGGGACATCCAGGCCGGCCGGGTGTGGGTCAACTGCTATCACCTCTACCCCGCGCACGCGGCGTTCGGCGGCTACAAGCAGTCCGGCATTGGCCGGGAGGGCCACCAGATGATGCTGGAGCACTACCAACACACCAAGAACCTGATGGTGTCCTACTCGGATAAGGCGCTGGGGCTGTTCTGA
- a CDS encoding prolyl oligopeptidase family serine peptidase, with protein sequence MTAEAPPDGPDPYLWLEDVTGEQALDWVRARNEATKAAFCDEEFERMRAEALEVLDTDARIPYVTRRGDYLYNFWRDAANPRGLWRRTTLDSYRTDSPDWDVLIDVDELGRADNQKWVWAGAGVIEPDYTRALIGLSPGGSDATIVREFDMVTRKFVVDGFELGQAKSQITWEDPDTVLVGTDFGADSLTESGYPRVIKRWRRGTPLAEAETVFEGTRADVRVTASVDRTPGFERTVLARALDFWNDEVYELRGSELIRIDAPTDATVSIHRDWLLIELRTDWTRGTTTYPAGSLLAADYHEFLACTAELRVVFQPDAHTALHHYAWTRDRLLLVTLADVASRVEIVTPDDPGSWRREPIAGIPAATNTVIVAADHHGDEFFLDCSGFVTPSRLLRGTADGQLAPIKSAPAFFDAENTTVAQYFTASADGTRVPYFVVRPASSDGPGPTLLSGYGGFETSRTPAYDGVLGRLWLARGGTYVLANIRGGGEYGPGWHTQAMRAGRHKVAEDFAAIATDVVDRGISTVERLGARGGSNGGLLVGIMLTKHPEKFAALVCDVPLLDMKRYHLLLAGASWVAEYGDPDNPEDWEFIAEYSPYQNISADLKYPPVLMTTSTRDDRVHPGHARKMVAALQAAGHRVWYYENIEGGHAGAADNEQLAFKSALSYSFLHRMLSAQPRS encoded by the coding sequence ATGACCGCTGAGGCTCCCCCGGACGGCCCCGACCCGTACCTGTGGCTGGAAGACGTCACCGGTGAGCAGGCGCTGGACTGGGTGCGCGCACGCAACGAGGCGACCAAGGCGGCGTTCTGCGACGAGGAGTTCGAGCGCATGCGTGCCGAGGCGCTCGAGGTGCTCGACACCGACGCCCGCATCCCGTACGTGACCCGCCGCGGCGATTACCTGTACAACTTCTGGCGCGACGCCGCCAACCCGCGCGGGCTGTGGCGGCGTACCACGCTGGACAGCTATCGCACCGACTCCCCGGACTGGGATGTGCTGATCGATGTCGATGAACTGGGCCGAGCCGACAACCAAAAGTGGGTGTGGGCCGGCGCCGGCGTCATCGAACCCGACTACACCCGTGCCCTGATCGGTCTCTCCCCGGGCGGCTCGGATGCCACCATCGTGCGTGAATTCGACATGGTGACACGCAAATTCGTGGTCGACGGGTTCGAGCTCGGGCAGGCCAAGTCGCAGATCACCTGGGAGGACCCGGACACCGTGCTGGTGGGTACCGACTTCGGCGCTGACTCGCTCACCGAATCCGGCTACCCGCGAGTGATCAAACGATGGCGCCGGGGCACACCACTGGCCGAGGCCGAGACGGTCTTCGAGGGCACGCGGGCCGACGTGCGCGTCACCGCGTCGGTGGATCGCACACCCGGATTCGAGCGCACCGTGCTGGCGCGGGCCCTCGACTTCTGGAACGACGAGGTCTACGAGCTGCGCGGTTCGGAACTGATCCGAATCGACGCGCCCACCGACGCTACCGTGTCGATCCACCGGGACTGGCTGTTGATCGAACTGCGCACCGACTGGACCCGCGGCACCACCACCTACCCCGCGGGCTCGCTGCTGGCCGCTGACTACCACGAATTCCTCGCCTGCACAGCAGAATTGCGGGTGGTGTTCCAGCCCGACGCACATACCGCGCTGCACCACTACGCGTGGACCCGCGACCGCCTGTTGCTGGTCACGCTGGCCGACGTGGCCAGCCGCGTGGAGATCGTCACACCGGACGACCCGGGCAGCTGGCGGCGCGAGCCGATCGCGGGCATCCCGGCCGCGACCAACACCGTGATCGTCGCCGCCGATCACCACGGCGACGAGTTCTTCTTGGACTGCAGTGGTTTCGTCACGCCGTCGCGGCTGTTGCGCGGCACCGCTGACGGCCAGCTGGCGCCCATCAAGTCTGCACCGGCGTTTTTCGACGCCGAAAACACCACGGTGGCACAGTATTTCACGGCATCTGCCGATGGCACCAGGGTCCCGTACTTTGTCGTGCGACCCGCCTCTAGCGACGGGCCCGGCCCCACCCTGCTGAGCGGCTACGGCGGGTTCGAGACCTCCCGGACACCGGCCTACGACGGCGTGCTGGGCCGGCTCTGGCTGGCCCGCGGGGGCACCTACGTGCTGGCCAACATCCGCGGCGGCGGCGAGTACGGGCCCGGCTGGCACACCCAGGCGATGCGCGCGGGCCGGCACAAAGTGGCCGAGGACTTCGCGGCGATAGCCACCGATGTGGTGGACCGCGGCATCAGCACCGTTGAGCGGCTCGGCGCGCGCGGCGGCAGCAACGGCGGGCTGCTGGTGGGCATCATGTTGACCAAGCACCCGGAGAAATTCGCCGCGCTGGTCTGCGATGTGCCGCTGCTGGACATGAAGCGGTACCACCTGCTGCTGGCCGGCGCCTCCTGGGTGGCCGAATACGGCGATCCGGACAACCCCGAAGACTGGGAATTCATCGCCGAATACTCTCCCTACCAGAACATTTCGGCTGACCTGAAGTACCCGCCGGTGCTCATGACCACCTCGACCCGCGACGATCGGGTGCATCCCGGCCATGCCCGCAAGATGGTGGCGGCCCTGCAGGCCGCCGGCCATCGCGTCTGGTACTACGAAAACATCGAGGGCGGTCACGCCGGCGCAGCCGACAACGAACAACTCGCGTTCAAGTCGGCACTGAGTTACTCGTTCCTGCACCGCATGCTGTCGGCGCAGCCGCGCAGCTAG